One Onthophagus taurus isolate NC chromosome 11, IU_Otau_3.0, whole genome shotgun sequence genomic window carries:
- the LOC111423420 gene encoding lipoyl synthase, mitochondrial, producing MFKEPLILSKRIATNKIIFRLSHKTLENKPNLEILRERIANGPTLQDFIVNSDPVLKENPEQWNEYDGKLKREKGESQRLRLPPWLKRSIPTGKNYSKLKEQLRQLNLHTVCEEARCPNIGECWGGGEHGTATATIMLLGDTCTRGCRFCSVKTARNPPPPDASEPINTARAIASWGLDYVVLTSVDRDDLADGGSNHFAETVQEIKRQNSNIFVECLVPDFAGNLENVKTIATSGLDVYAHNIETVESLTPYVRDRRAKYRQSLSTLNAAKSFTPKLITKSSIMLGLGEKDEEVEQTLIDLKNNGVDCVTLGQYMQPTKRHLKVVEYVTPAKYQHWEKIGNEMGFLYVASGPLVRSSYKAGEFFIASILKNRKTSTVN from the exons atgtttaaagaacCGCTAATACTCTCAAAAAGAATCGCCACAAATAAAATa atttttaggtTAAGTCACAAAACTCTAGAAAATAAACCCAATCTAGAAATCCTTCGGGAAAGAATCGCAAATGGTCCTACATTACAAGATTTTATCGTTAACTCCGACCCTGTACTAAAAGAAAACCCTGAGCAATGGAATGAATATGATGGGAAACTTAAACGGGAAAAAGGAGAAAGTCAAAGGTTGCGTTTACCACCTTGGCTTAAAAGATCTATTCCTACAGGGAAGAATTATAGTAAATTGAAGGAACAATTAAGGCAATTAAATCTACATACGGTGTGTGAGGAGGCTAGGTGTCCTAATATTGGGGAATGTTGGGGTGGAGGTGAACATGGAACAGCTACTGCTACAATTATGTTGCTTGGGGATACATGTACAAGAGGATGCAGATTTTGTTCAGTTAAAACAGCGAGGAATCCACCCCCACCAGATGCATCAGAACCTATTAATACAGCTCGTGCCATTGCTTCATGGGGATTAGATTATGTGGTGTTAACTTCAGTTGATCGAGatg ATTTAGCTGATGGAGGTTCAAATCATTTTGCTGAAACTGTACAGGAAATAAAAAGACA gAATAGCAACATTTTCGTCGAATGCTTAGTCCCTGATTTTGCTGGAAACCTAGAAAACGTTAAAACGATTGCTACAAGCGGTTTGGACGTTTACGCCCACAACATCGAAACCGTAGAATCTTTAACACCTTACGTTCGAGATAGACGTGCGAAATATCGCCAATCTCTTTCAACTCTTAACGCAGCGAAATCGTTCACTCCAAAATTAATTACGAAATCGTCGATTATGTTGGGTTTGGGTGAAAAAGATGAGGAGGTGGAGCAAACGTTgattgatttgaaaaataatggGGTTGATTGTGTGACTTTAGGGCAATATATGCAGCCTACAAAAAGGCATTTAAAAGTTGTTGAATATGTAACACCCGCTAAATATCAACATTGGGAAAAAATTGGGAACGAAATGGGATTTTTGTATGTTGCAAGTGGACCGTTGGTTCGAAGTTCTTATAAAGCTGGCGAATTCTTTATTGctagtattttaaaaaatcgaaaaactagtactgtaaattaa
- the LOC111423706 gene encoding large ribosomal subunit protein mL41 has translation MSFTNLIIKRGITTTAVREGKRNFKKFSLYNKRGTRIFKKQQSQNPDPDVPIQKRGVRDVGYTLDGKFITVPEMIPELIVPDLKGFNLKPYVSYKAPDVIQSEFTAQDLFNVVYAEKISKDFQENKLTEKGDSQEPSNEEKMTSEEARIKSRQTGSDIF, from the exons atGTCCTttactaatttaattattaaaagggGAATTACAACGACGGCCGTTCGAGAAGGAAAaagaaacttcaaaaaattttcgtTGTATAATAAACGTGGTactagaatttttaaaaagcaaCAAAGTCAAAATCCGGATCCTGATGTTCCtattcaaa AACGTGGGGTAAGAGATGTTGGTTACACGTTAGATGGAAAATTTATAACAGTCCCAGAAATGATTCCTGAGCTAATTGTACCAGATTTAAAAGGCTTTAAT cttAAACCTTATGTATCATATAAAGCCCCTGATGTTATTCAATCTGAATTTACAGCtcaagatttatttaatgtaGTTTATGCCGAAAAGATTTCTAAAGACTTTcaggaaaataaattaactgaAAAAGGGGATTCTCAAGAACCTtctaatgaagaaaaaatgacCAGTGAGGAAGCCCGGATAAAATCTAGGCAAACTGGGTccgatattttttaa
- the LOC111423699 gene encoding REST corepressor 1 isoform X1 — protein MVLAEKNNENARNGRRSRGPSPNGNVQADSTSDEETSVPADKIRVGRDYQAVCPDLQPEALRKPETLADRALLVWSPTTDIPETKLEDYIVLAKDKYGYNGEQALGMLFWHKHDLDRAVLDLANFTPFPDEWSVEDKVLFEQAFQFHGKSFHRIRQMLPDKSIASLVKYYYSWKKTRSRTSLMDKQARKLQQPREDGAPGSEAGSEGGSNEESDHDEKKWTIHRGIRRKSGSPSRGNQTADESAQVGEGGTCSNCGVICTVTQVTPKGPLCNSCYLHWRRTGLLRPTSGPTGGKRGAPLVGRHKRKPPRGMYINHDDLAAMATGGAGVLMLKAMDRERDALQRQIQQNKQAISSLKRKHSDSIEDLRPGNENTSRVNARWTNEELLLAVQGVRKYGKDFKSIAEVLGNKTEHHVRSFFVNYRKRYNLDSVLKDYEKEHGPIVDETVASEEKPEVEETNNENNANNDVICLSPSSQNVKKEFKNNKIMASANK, from the exons ATGGTGTTGGCGGAGAAGAACAACGAAAATGCGCGGAACGGCCGTAGAAGTCGGGGTCCGAGTCCAAACGGGAACGTCCAAGCGGATTCTACAAGCGACGAGGAAACTTCAG TACCTGCAGATAAAATACGCGTGGGGAGAGACTACCAAGCGGTGTGCCCCGATTTACAACCAGAAGCTTTACGGAAACCAGAAACCCTCGCAGATAGAGCATTATTGGTGTGGTCCCCAACTACGGATATCCCAGAAACTAAAT TGGAAGATTACATCGTTTTGGCTAAAGACAAATATGGATACAATGGAGAACAAGCACTTGGAATGCTTTTTTGGCATAAACACGATCTCGACAGGGCAGTACTTGATTTGGCCAATTTTACACCATTTCCTGATGAGTGGTCTGTTGaagataaagttttatttgaacaaGCATTTCAATTTCATGGGAAGAGTTTTCATAGAATAAGACAAATG TTACCAGATAAAAGTATTGCAAGTTTGGTAAAATACTACTACAGTTGGAAAAAGACGAGATCTCGTACGAGTTTAATGGATAAACAAGCGCGCAAATTACAACAACCCAGAGAAGATGGAGCTCCTGGTTCTGAAGCGGGTTCGGAAGGTGGATCAAACGAAGAATCAGATCACGACGAAAAG AAGTGGACTATACACCGGGGTATTAGGCGAAAGAGCGGCTCGCCTTCACGCGGCAACCAGACGGCAGACGAATCCGCCCAGGTA GGAGAGGGTGGCACGTGTTCTAACTGCGGAGTCATCTGTACGGTCACTCAGGTGACACCGAAGGGGCCCCTTTGTAATTCCTGTTATCTGCATTGGAG ACGGACGGGACTGTTGAGGCCCACGTCGGGTCCAACGGGAGGCAAACGCGGGGCCCCGCTGGTCGGGCGCCATAAGCGTAAGCCGCCCCGGGGCATGTACATCAATCACGACGACCTGGCTGCGATGGCTACCGGAGGCGCGGGTGTCCTAATGCTTAAGGCGATGGACCGGGAACGCGACGCCCTTCAACGACAA ATCCAGCAAAATAAACAAGCAATCAGCTCCTTGAAAAGAAAACATTCCGATTCCATCGAAGATCTTCGTCCTGGGAATGAAAATACGTCCCGTGTTAATGCAAGATGGACTAATGAAGAATTATTATTAGCTGTTCAAG GAGTCCGAAAGTATggtaaagattttaaaagtatCGCGGAAGTTTTAGGAAATAAAACGGAACATCATGTTCGTTCGTTTTTCGTCAATTATCGTAAACGTTATAATTTAGATAGCGTTTTAAAAGATTATGAGAAAGAACATGGCCCTATAGTGGACGAAACTGTAGCGTCAGAAGAAAAACCGGAAGTGGAAGAAACAAATAACGAGAATAACGCAAATAACGACGTAATTTGTTTGTCGCCCAGTtctcaaaacgtcaaaaaagaatttaaaaacaacaaaataatggCGTCCGCGAATAAATGA
- the LOC111423699 gene encoding REST corepressor 1 isoform X2: MVLAEKNNENARNGRRSRGPSPNGNVQADSTSDEETSVPADKIRVGRDYQAVCPDLQPEALRKPETLADRALLVWSPTTDIPETKLEDYIVLAKDKYGYNGEQALGMLFWHKHDLDRAVLDLANFTPFPDEWSVEDKVLFEQAFQFHGKSFHRIRQMLPDKSIASLVKYYYSWKKTRSRTSLMDKQARKLQQPREDGAPGSEAGSEGGSNEESDHDEKKWTIHRGIRRKSGSPSRGNQTADESAQGEGGTCSNCGVICTVTQVTPKGPLCNSCYLHWRRTGLLRPTSGPTGGKRGAPLVGRHKRKPPRGMYINHDDLAAMATGGAGVLMLKAMDRERDALQRQIQQNKQAISSLKRKHSDSIEDLRPGNENTSRVNARWTNEELLLAVQGVRKYGKDFKSIAEVLGNKTEHHVRSFFVNYRKRYNLDSVLKDYEKEHGPIVDETVASEEKPEVEETNNENNANNDVICLSPSSQNVKKEFKNNKIMASANK, translated from the exons ATGGTGTTGGCGGAGAAGAACAACGAAAATGCGCGGAACGGCCGTAGAAGTCGGGGTCCGAGTCCAAACGGGAACGTCCAAGCGGATTCTACAAGCGACGAGGAAACTTCAG TACCTGCAGATAAAATACGCGTGGGGAGAGACTACCAAGCGGTGTGCCCCGATTTACAACCAGAAGCTTTACGGAAACCAGAAACCCTCGCAGATAGAGCATTATTGGTGTGGTCCCCAACTACGGATATCCCAGAAACTAAAT TGGAAGATTACATCGTTTTGGCTAAAGACAAATATGGATACAATGGAGAACAAGCACTTGGAATGCTTTTTTGGCATAAACACGATCTCGACAGGGCAGTACTTGATTTGGCCAATTTTACACCATTTCCTGATGAGTGGTCTGTTGaagataaagttttatttgaacaaGCATTTCAATTTCATGGGAAGAGTTTTCATAGAATAAGACAAATG TTACCAGATAAAAGTATTGCAAGTTTGGTAAAATACTACTACAGTTGGAAAAAGACGAGATCTCGTACGAGTTTAATGGATAAACAAGCGCGCAAATTACAACAACCCAGAGAAGATGGAGCTCCTGGTTCTGAAGCGGGTTCGGAAGGTGGATCAAACGAAGAATCAGATCACGACGAAAAG AAGTGGACTATACACCGGGGTATTAGGCGAAAGAGCGGCTCGCCTTCACGCGGCAACCAGACGGCAGACGAATCCGCCCAG GGAGAGGGTGGCACGTGTTCTAACTGCGGAGTCATCTGTACGGTCACTCAGGTGACACCGAAGGGGCCCCTTTGTAATTCCTGTTATCTGCATTGGAG ACGGACGGGACTGTTGAGGCCCACGTCGGGTCCAACGGGAGGCAAACGCGGGGCCCCGCTGGTCGGGCGCCATAAGCGTAAGCCGCCCCGGGGCATGTACATCAATCACGACGACCTGGCTGCGATGGCTACCGGAGGCGCGGGTGTCCTAATGCTTAAGGCGATGGACCGGGAACGCGACGCCCTTCAACGACAA ATCCAGCAAAATAAACAAGCAATCAGCTCCTTGAAAAGAAAACATTCCGATTCCATCGAAGATCTTCGTCCTGGGAATGAAAATACGTCCCGTGTTAATGCAAGATGGACTAATGAAGAATTATTATTAGCTGTTCAAG GAGTCCGAAAGTATggtaaagattttaaaagtatCGCGGAAGTTTTAGGAAATAAAACGGAACATCATGTTCGTTCGTTTTTCGTCAATTATCGTAAACGTTATAATTTAGATAGCGTTTTAAAAGATTATGAGAAAGAACATGGCCCTATAGTGGACGAAACTGTAGCGTCAGAAGAAAAACCGGAAGTGGAAGAAACAAATAACGAGAATAACGCAAATAACGACGTAATTTGTTTGTCGCCCAGTtctcaaaacgtcaaaaaagaatttaaaaacaacaaaataatggCGTCCGCGAATAAATGA
- the LOC111423699 gene encoding REST corepressor isoform X5 gives MVLAEKNNENARNGRRSRGPSPNGNVQADSTSDEETSVPADKIRVGRDYQAVCPDLQPEALRKPETLADRALLVWSPTTDIPETKLEDYIVLAKDKYGYNGEQALGMLFWHKHDLDRAVLDLANFTPFPDEWSVEDKVLFEQAFQFHGKSFHRIRQMLPDKSIASLVKYYYSWKKTRSRTSLMDKQARKLQQPREDGAPGSEAGSEGGSNEESDHDEKIQQNKQAISSLKRKHSDSIEDLRPGNENTSRVNARWTNEELLLAVQGVRKYGKDFKSIAEVLGNKTEHHVRSFFVNYRKRYNLDSVLKDYEKEHGPIVDETVASEEKPEVEETNNENNANNDVICLSPSSQNVKKEFKNNKIMASANK, from the exons ATGGTGTTGGCGGAGAAGAACAACGAAAATGCGCGGAACGGCCGTAGAAGTCGGGGTCCGAGTCCAAACGGGAACGTCCAAGCGGATTCTACAAGCGACGAGGAAACTTCAG TACCTGCAGATAAAATACGCGTGGGGAGAGACTACCAAGCGGTGTGCCCCGATTTACAACCAGAAGCTTTACGGAAACCAGAAACCCTCGCAGATAGAGCATTATTGGTGTGGTCCCCAACTACGGATATCCCAGAAACTAAAT TGGAAGATTACATCGTTTTGGCTAAAGACAAATATGGATACAATGGAGAACAAGCACTTGGAATGCTTTTTTGGCATAAACACGATCTCGACAGGGCAGTACTTGATTTGGCCAATTTTACACCATTTCCTGATGAGTGGTCTGTTGaagataaagttttatttgaacaaGCATTTCAATTTCATGGGAAGAGTTTTCATAGAATAAGACAAATG TTACCAGATAAAAGTATTGCAAGTTTGGTAAAATACTACTACAGTTGGAAAAAGACGAGATCTCGTACGAGTTTAATGGATAAACAAGCGCGCAAATTACAACAACCCAGAGAAGATGGAGCTCCTGGTTCTGAAGCGGGTTCGGAAGGTGGATCAAACGAAGAATCAGATCACGACGAAAAG ATCCAGCAAAATAAACAAGCAATCAGCTCCTTGAAAAGAAAACATTCCGATTCCATCGAAGATCTTCGTCCTGGGAATGAAAATACGTCCCGTGTTAATGCAAGATGGACTAATGAAGAATTATTATTAGCTGTTCAAG GAGTCCGAAAGTATggtaaagattttaaaagtatCGCGGAAGTTTTAGGAAATAAAACGGAACATCATGTTCGTTCGTTTTTCGTCAATTATCGTAAACGTTATAATTTAGATAGCGTTTTAAAAGATTATGAGAAAGAACATGGCCCTATAGTGGACGAAACTGTAGCGTCAGAAGAAAAACCGGAAGTGGAAGAAACAAATAACGAGAATAACGCAAATAACGACGTAATTTGTTTGTCGCCCAGTtctcaaaacgtcaaaaaagaatttaaaaacaacaaaataatggCGTCCGCGAATAAATGA
- the LOC111423699 gene encoding REST corepressor 1 isoform X3 has protein sequence MVLAEKNNENARNGRRSRGPSPNGNVQADSTSDEETSDKIRVGRDYQAVCPDLQPEALRKPETLADRALLVWSPTTDIPETKLEDYIVLAKDKYGYNGEQALGMLFWHKHDLDRAVLDLANFTPFPDEWSVEDKVLFEQAFQFHGKSFHRIRQMLPDKSIASLVKYYYSWKKTRSRTSLMDKQARKLQQPREDGAPGSEAGSEGGSNEESDHDEKKWTIHRGIRRKSGSPSRGNQTADESAQVGEGGTCSNCGVICTVTQVTPKGPLCNSCYLHWRRTGLLRPTSGPTGGKRGAPLVGRHKRKPPRGMYINHDDLAAMATGGAGVLMLKAMDRERDALQRQIQQNKQAISSLKRKHSDSIEDLRPGNENTSRVNARWTNEELLLAVQGVRKYGKDFKSIAEVLGNKTEHHVRSFFVNYRKRYNLDSVLKDYEKEHGPIVDETVASEEKPEVEETNNENNANNDVICLSPSSQNVKKEFKNNKIMASANK, from the exons ATGGTGTTGGCGGAGAAGAACAACGAAAATGCGCGGAACGGCCGTAGAAGTCGGGGTCCGAGTCCAAACGGGAACGTCCAAGCGGATTCTACAAGCGACGAGGAAACTTCAG ATAAAATACGCGTGGGGAGAGACTACCAAGCGGTGTGCCCCGATTTACAACCAGAAGCTTTACGGAAACCAGAAACCCTCGCAGATAGAGCATTATTGGTGTGGTCCCCAACTACGGATATCCCAGAAACTAAAT TGGAAGATTACATCGTTTTGGCTAAAGACAAATATGGATACAATGGAGAACAAGCACTTGGAATGCTTTTTTGGCATAAACACGATCTCGACAGGGCAGTACTTGATTTGGCCAATTTTACACCATTTCCTGATGAGTGGTCTGTTGaagataaagttttatttgaacaaGCATTTCAATTTCATGGGAAGAGTTTTCATAGAATAAGACAAATG TTACCAGATAAAAGTATTGCAAGTTTGGTAAAATACTACTACAGTTGGAAAAAGACGAGATCTCGTACGAGTTTAATGGATAAACAAGCGCGCAAATTACAACAACCCAGAGAAGATGGAGCTCCTGGTTCTGAAGCGGGTTCGGAAGGTGGATCAAACGAAGAATCAGATCACGACGAAAAG AAGTGGACTATACACCGGGGTATTAGGCGAAAGAGCGGCTCGCCTTCACGCGGCAACCAGACGGCAGACGAATCCGCCCAGGTA GGAGAGGGTGGCACGTGTTCTAACTGCGGAGTCATCTGTACGGTCACTCAGGTGACACCGAAGGGGCCCCTTTGTAATTCCTGTTATCTGCATTGGAG ACGGACGGGACTGTTGAGGCCCACGTCGGGTCCAACGGGAGGCAAACGCGGGGCCCCGCTGGTCGGGCGCCATAAGCGTAAGCCGCCCCGGGGCATGTACATCAATCACGACGACCTGGCTGCGATGGCTACCGGAGGCGCGGGTGTCCTAATGCTTAAGGCGATGGACCGGGAACGCGACGCCCTTCAACGACAA ATCCAGCAAAATAAACAAGCAATCAGCTCCTTGAAAAGAAAACATTCCGATTCCATCGAAGATCTTCGTCCTGGGAATGAAAATACGTCCCGTGTTAATGCAAGATGGACTAATGAAGAATTATTATTAGCTGTTCAAG GAGTCCGAAAGTATggtaaagattttaaaagtatCGCGGAAGTTTTAGGAAATAAAACGGAACATCATGTTCGTTCGTTTTTCGTCAATTATCGTAAACGTTATAATTTAGATAGCGTTTTAAAAGATTATGAGAAAGAACATGGCCCTATAGTGGACGAAACTGTAGCGTCAGAAGAAAAACCGGAAGTGGAAGAAACAAATAACGAGAATAACGCAAATAACGACGTAATTTGTTTGTCGCCCAGTtctcaaaacgtcaaaaaagaatttaaaaacaacaaaataatggCGTCCGCGAATAAATGA
- the LOC111423699 gene encoding REST corepressor 1 isoform X4, with protein sequence MVLAEKNNENARNGRRSRGPSPNGNVQADSTSDEETSVPADKIRVGRDYQAVCPDLQPEALRKPETLADRALLVWSPTTDIPETKLEDYIVLAKDKYGYNGEQALGMLFWHKHDLDRAVLDLANFTPFPDEWSVEDKVLFEQAFQFHGKSFHRIRQMLPDKSIASLVKYYYSWKKTRSRTSLMDKQARKLQQPREDGAPGSEAGSEGGSNEESDHDEKGEGGTCSNCGVICTVTQVTPKGPLCNSCYLHWRRTGLLRPTSGPTGGKRGAPLVGRHKRKPPRGMYINHDDLAAMATGGAGVLMLKAMDRERDALQRQIQQNKQAISSLKRKHSDSIEDLRPGNENTSRVNARWTNEELLLAVQGVRKYGKDFKSIAEVLGNKTEHHVRSFFVNYRKRYNLDSVLKDYEKEHGPIVDETVASEEKPEVEETNNENNANNDVICLSPSSQNVKKEFKNNKIMASANK encoded by the exons ATGGTGTTGGCGGAGAAGAACAACGAAAATGCGCGGAACGGCCGTAGAAGTCGGGGTCCGAGTCCAAACGGGAACGTCCAAGCGGATTCTACAAGCGACGAGGAAACTTCAG TACCTGCAGATAAAATACGCGTGGGGAGAGACTACCAAGCGGTGTGCCCCGATTTACAACCAGAAGCTTTACGGAAACCAGAAACCCTCGCAGATAGAGCATTATTGGTGTGGTCCCCAACTACGGATATCCCAGAAACTAAAT TGGAAGATTACATCGTTTTGGCTAAAGACAAATATGGATACAATGGAGAACAAGCACTTGGAATGCTTTTTTGGCATAAACACGATCTCGACAGGGCAGTACTTGATTTGGCCAATTTTACACCATTTCCTGATGAGTGGTCTGTTGaagataaagttttatttgaacaaGCATTTCAATTTCATGGGAAGAGTTTTCATAGAATAAGACAAATG TTACCAGATAAAAGTATTGCAAGTTTGGTAAAATACTACTACAGTTGGAAAAAGACGAGATCTCGTACGAGTTTAATGGATAAACAAGCGCGCAAATTACAACAACCCAGAGAAGATGGAGCTCCTGGTTCTGAAGCGGGTTCGGAAGGTGGATCAAACGAAGAATCAGATCACGACGAAAAG GGAGAGGGTGGCACGTGTTCTAACTGCGGAGTCATCTGTACGGTCACTCAGGTGACACCGAAGGGGCCCCTTTGTAATTCCTGTTATCTGCATTGGAG ACGGACGGGACTGTTGAGGCCCACGTCGGGTCCAACGGGAGGCAAACGCGGGGCCCCGCTGGTCGGGCGCCATAAGCGTAAGCCGCCCCGGGGCATGTACATCAATCACGACGACCTGGCTGCGATGGCTACCGGAGGCGCGGGTGTCCTAATGCTTAAGGCGATGGACCGGGAACGCGACGCCCTTCAACGACAA ATCCAGCAAAATAAACAAGCAATCAGCTCCTTGAAAAGAAAACATTCCGATTCCATCGAAGATCTTCGTCCTGGGAATGAAAATACGTCCCGTGTTAATGCAAGATGGACTAATGAAGAATTATTATTAGCTGTTCAAG GAGTCCGAAAGTATggtaaagattttaaaagtatCGCGGAAGTTTTAGGAAATAAAACGGAACATCATGTTCGTTCGTTTTTCGTCAATTATCGTAAACGTTATAATTTAGATAGCGTTTTAAAAGATTATGAGAAAGAACATGGCCCTATAGTGGACGAAACTGTAGCGTCAGAAGAAAAACCGGAAGTGGAAGAAACAAATAACGAGAATAACGCAAATAACGACGTAATTTGTTTGTCGCCCAGTtctcaaaacgtcaaaaaagaatttaaaaacaacaaaataatggCGTCCGCGAATAAATGA
- the LOC111423703 gene encoding probable protein phosphatase 2C T23F11.1, which produces MGQTLSEPVTAKDTACCQNTSFRVGSSCMQGWRVNMEDSHSHILSLPDDPGTAFFAVYDGHGGAKVADYAGKHLHKYLTKQTLYKEGKIEDALKQAFLEIDEDMREDEALKREQAGTTAVCVVIKDNKLFCANVGDSRAVASIKGIAEPLSTDHKPCNVIEYNRITAAGGWVDCNRVNGNLALSRALGDFVFKRNQKKSPEEQIVIANPDVEIREINEDWEFIVLACDGIWDVMTNYEVVGYIRENLALGIEPEEICESLMMRCLAPDCQMAGLGCDNMTVVIVCMLHGKPYEELSAKCAIEAPENLSEMEFEKKYTIEPNDEDQENEELVNQQPL; this is translated from the exons ATGGGCCAAACCTTATCAGAACCAGTAACAGCAAAAGATACGGCATGTTGCCAAAATACAAGCTTTCGAGTAGGTTCAAGTTGTATGCAAGGTTGGCGAGTAAACATGGAAGATTCCCATTCGCACATTTTATCACTTCCAGATGATCCAGGAACGGCATTTTTCGCCGTTTACGATGGACACGGAGGTGCGAAAGTCGCCGATTATGCGGGTAAACATCTCCACAAATACTTAACGAAACAAACCCTTTACAAAGAAGGCAAAATTGAGGATGCTTTAAAACAAGCCTTTCTGGAAATCGACGAAGATATGCGCGAGGATGAAGCTTTGAAAAGGGAACAAGCCGGAACGACAGCCGTTTGCGTGGTTATTAAAGATAACAAGTTGTTTTGTGCGAATGTCGGCGACTCAAGGGCGGTTGCAAGCATTAAAGGGATTGCGGAACCGCTTTCAACAGATCATAAACCTTGTAATGTTATTGAATATAATAGAATTACAGCCGCTGGTGGTTGGGTTGATTGTAATCGTGTTAACGGAAATTTGGCGTTATCTAGGGCACTTGgcgattttgtttttaaaaggaaccaaaaaaaatcaccTGAAGAACAAATTGTTATAG caaaTCCTGACGTGGAAATTCGAGAAATAAATGAAGATTGGGAATTTATAGTGTTAGCTTGTGATGGTATTTGGGACGTAATGACCAATTATGAAGTTGTTGGATATATTCGAGAAAATTTAGCGTTGGGGATTGAGCCAGAAGAAATTTGCGAAAGTTTGATGATGCGTTGTTTAGCACCTGATTGTCAAATGGCTGGTTTAGGATGCGATAATATGACGGTTGTGATAGTTTGTATGTTACATGGTAAACCATACGAAGAATTAAGCGCAAAATGTGCTATAGAAGCGCCCGAAAATTTAAGCGAAATGgaatttgagaaaaaatatACCATCGAACCAAACGACGAAGATCAAGAAAACGAAGAGCTTGTTAACCAACAACCACTTtga
- the LOC111423707 gene encoding protein lin-52 homolog — MLSFSSSPTVGIHVTMASEKPGTVQQDDSAFELETSLMSMENMDRSSPELWPEKIPGMSEFMNLLTPPNNNNGKLPYSKEFTSEDENYLHQLASLPTAAVIAKVKELHDMAYQLGLEESKEMTRGKYLNIFSRGRNRK, encoded by the exons atgttgtcGTTCTCGTCGTCACCGACGGTTGGTATACATGTTACGATGGCGTCCGAGAAACCCGGGACTGTTCAACAag ACGATTCTGCTTTTGAGTTAGAGACGAGCTTAATGAGCATGGAAAATATGGATAGATCGTCCCCCGAGTTGTGGCCAGAGAAAA TTCCAGGGATGTCAGAATTTATGAATTTACTTACACCACCAAACAATAACAATGGTAAGCTTCCATATTCAAAGGAGTTCACTTCAGAGGATGAAAATTATCTACATC aatTAGCTTCACTTCCTACAGCAGCTGTTAtagcaaaagtaaaagaacTTCATGATATGGCTTATCAATTAGGACTAGAGGAATCGAAGGAAATGACGAGAgggaaatatttaaatatatttagtaGAGgtagaaatagaaaataa